One stretch of Miscanthus floridulus cultivar M001 chromosome 18, ASM1932011v1, whole genome shotgun sequence DNA includes these proteins:
- the LOC136520498 gene encoding signal peptide peptidase-like 5 — protein sequence MAAAAVLALLTVSALAGAAAGGDIVHHDDEAPKIPGCSNDFILVKVQSWVNGKEDGEFVGVGARFGPKIVSKEKHANRTKLTLADPMDCCSRPKHKVSGDVLLVQRGKCKFTKKAKFAEAAGASAIVIINHVHELYKMVCEKNETDLDINIPAVLLPKDAGSALHTLLTDGNAVSVQLYSPDRPVVDTAEVFLWLMAVGTVLGASYWSAWSAREAVIEQEKLLKDGHESLLNVEAGGSSGMVDINVASAIMFVVVASCFLVMLYKLMSYWFVELLVVIFCIGGVEGLQTCLVALLSRWFKPAAESFVKVPFLGAVSHLTLAVCPFCVAFAVLWTVFRQLPFAWIGQDILGIALIVTVIQIVRVPNLKVGSVLLSCAFLYDIFWVFISKRWFHESVMIVVARGDKTDEDGVPMLLKIPRMFDPWGGYSIIGFGDILLPGLLVAFALRYDFAAKKGFRSGYFLWAMVAYGSGLLITYVALNLMDGHGQPALLYIVPFTLGTLIALGWKRGELPNLWARGEPERVCTHLHVPLLLTTPN from the exons atggCCGCCGCGGCGGTCTTGGCGCTGCTCACGGTGTCGGCGCTGGCGGGGGCAGCTGCCGGCGGTGATATCGTCCACCACGACGACGAAGCACCCAAGATCCCTGGATGCTCCAACGATTTCATCCTG GTAAAAGTGCAAAGCTGGGTCAATGGCAAAGAGGATGGCGAGTTTGTTGGTGTTGGTGCTCGCTTTGGTCCAAAAATCGTCTCCAAGGAGAAGCACGCAAACCGAACTAAACTCACGTTGGCAGACCCTATGGACTGCTGCTCTCGTCCAAAACACAAG GTTTCTGGAGATGTTCTTTTGGTTCAAAGGGGCAAGTGCAAATTCACAAAGAAAGCAAAGTTTGCTGAAGCTGCTGGTGCTTCTGCTATAGTAATCATAAACCATGTCCACG AATTGTACAAGATGGTCTGTGAAAAGAATGAAACCGATCTTGACATAAATATACCTGCAGTTCTCCTGCCAAAAGATGCGGGTTCTGCTTTACATACACTTCTTACAGATGGTAACGCAG TTTCTGTGCAGCTGTACTCTCCAGATCGTCCTGTAGTCGACACTGCAGAGGTGTTTCTATGGCTTATGGCTGTTGGCACAGTGCTTGGTGCTTCCTACTGGTCAGCATGGAGTGCTAGAGAAGCAGTTATTGAACAAGAGAAGCTCCTCAAG GATGGCCATGAAAGCCTACTGAATGTTGAGGCCGGAGGTTCTAGTGGCATGGTAGATATCAACGTGGCATCAGCGATAATGTTTGTGGTGGTTGCGTCATGCTTCTTAGTAATGCTTTACAAACTGATGTCTTACTGGTTTGTGGAGCTACTGGTGGTAATCTTCTGCATCGGAGGTGTAGAG GGTCTGCAAACATGCTTGGTGGCTCTGTTATCAAG ATGGTTTAAACCTGCTGCAGAATCTTTTGTGAAAGTACCATTCCTTGGAGCTGTTTCACATCTTACTCTGGCAGTTTGCCCATTTTGTGTTGCATTTGCTGTTCTGTGGACTGTTTTTCGCCAGCTTCCCTTTGCTTGGATTGGGCAAGACATTCTG GGTATTGCATTGATAGTTACAGTCATCCAAATTGTCAGAGTACCTAACCTCAAG GTGGGTTCAGTTCTTCTCAGCTGTGCCTTCCTGTATGACATCTTCTGGGTGTTTATCTCCAAGAGGTGGTTTCATGAGAGTGTGATGATTGTG GTTGCACGTGGCGACAAGACTGACGAGGATGGTGTGCCCATGCTGCTAAAAATCCCGCGAATGTTTGATCCATGGGGTGGATACAGCATCATTGGCTTTGGTGATATCCTTCTTCCTGGTCTTTTAGTTGCTTTCGCGCTAAG ATACGATTTTGCTGCAAAGAAGGGCTTTCGGTCTGGTTACTTTTTATGGGCAATGGTGGCCTATGGCTCTG GACTTTTAATCACATATGTTGCGCTGAACCTGATGGATGGGCATGGCCAACCTGCCCTTCTGTACATCGTGCCCTTCACTCTTG GCACCTTGATCGCACTTGGATGGAAGAGAGGGGAGCTGCCGAACCTGTGGGCAAGGGGAGAACCAGAGAGAGTGTGCACGCATCTGCATGTGCCGCTGCTGCTGACGACCCCAAACTAA